One segment of Marvinbryantia formatexigens DSM 14469 DNA contains the following:
- a CDS encoding DUF5697 family protein — protein sequence MKTRDQIYNREGERLLRLITTYHALRFDQVLQLFPKNEDSIKSLITSLIKQGRIYHDKESGLLCDSPQSADSPDYGTIAAFWVLLDFKKAIIYHTCGEFPIKLNFFANDEMYEVAYVSTGQEALVNHVFENMKEEDTRRLLILESESQSDKLTVDGVLAYCLVSPDGTVSYYQKKGVS from the coding sequence ATGAAAACACGCGACCAGATATACAACAGGGAAGGGGAAAGGCTCCTGCGGCTCATCACAACGTACCATGCGCTGCGCTTTGACCAGGTGCTGCAGCTCTTTCCCAAAAACGAAGATTCCATAAAATCGCTCATTACCAGCCTGATAAAGCAGGGACGGATTTACCATGACAAAGAATCCGGCCTTTTGTGTGACAGTCCACAATCCGCAGATTCCCCCGATTACGGTACGATTGCCGCATTCTGGGTATTGCTGGATTTCAAAAAGGCGATCATCTACCATACCTGCGGGGAATTTCCCATAAAACTGAATTTCTTTGCCAATGATGAAATGTATGAGGTTGCCTACGTCAGTACCGGGCAGGAAGCGCTGGTAAATCATGTTTTTGAAAACATGAAAGAGGAAGACACGCGGCGCCTCCTCATATTGGAATCGGAAAGCCAGTCAGACAAACTTACGGTTGACGGCGTACTTGCCTATTGTCTGGTTTCTCCTGATGGCACTGTCAGCTATTACCAGAAGAAAGGGGTGTCCTGA
- a CDS encoding P-loop NTPase fold protein, which translates to MNKDVIEFLENQKLFSWYFNHRNCILLLVILFSTVASVYMGRKVIRAVGKIDCKEICGKSFGHFVIIVFLGTGLNAAGMEFEFAINLMPILLFTGAVLITLGIQIVEFIRYYKNCGEVINRTNIICIGIMECAVLLLAIMGRLEVVELLAAGIVCITLKMANVFMTTCIRTRFKYKINTNTLMKDCPVSQERDLFESRKRQLDSLCKELDKFCGEPYAVAISGKWGSGKTSFVNALKEKLSEAEFVNVECSIEYDIKAVLKDITSQIQEIYRRNNVYVGKNGVINKYFKKIGEFVDNAGYGGMAKIIDTFQIEEKSSFWENKAAMNKALDKFYGLTGKHIYFIVDDMDRIINDEMRAVLF; encoded by the coding sequence ATGAATAAAGATGTGATAGAATTTTTAGAAAATCAGAAACTTTTTAGTTGGTATTTTAACCATCGTAATTGTATTTTATTATTAGTTATATTATTTTCAACGGTTGCATCTGTATATATGGGGAGAAAAGTTATACGTGCAGTAGGAAAAATAGATTGCAAAGAAATTTGTGGCAAGAGTTTTGGACATTTTGTAATTATAGTATTTTTAGGAACTGGATTGAACGCAGCGGGAATGGAATTCGAATTTGCTATAAACCTTATGCCGATATTATTATTTACAGGTGCTGTTCTAATAACACTAGGTATACAAATAGTGGAATTTATTAGATATTATAAAAATTGTGGAGAAGTAATTAATAGGACTAATATAATATGTATTGGGATTATGGAATGTGCGGTTTTATTGTTAGCGATAATGGGACGACTTGAAGTGGTAGAATTATTGGCAGCAGGAATAGTTTGCATTACATTAAAAATGGCTAATGTTTTTATGACAACATGCATCAGAACGAGGTTCAAATATAAAATAAATACTAATACTTTAATGAAAGATTGTCCAGTTAGCCAAGAGAGAGATTTGTTTGAATCTCGTAAACGACAATTAGACAGTTTGTGCAAGGAATTGGATAAGTTTTGTGGAGAACCTTATGCGGTTGCCATTTCTGGAAAGTGGGGAAGTGGAAAAACAAGTTTTGTAAATGCTTTAAAAGAAAAGCTTAGCGAAGCTGAATTTGTAAATGTAGAATGCAGTATAGAATATGATATTAAAGCTGTACTTAAAGACATTACATCACAAATACAGGAAATATACAGAAGAAATAATGTTTATGTAGGTAAGAATGGAGTCATTAATAAATATTTTAAAAAAATCGGAGAATTTGTAGACAATGCTGGGTATGGCGGCATGGCTAAGATTATTGACACGTTTCAAATCGAAGAAAAAAGTAGCTTTTGGGAAAACAAAGCTGCAATGAATAAAGCACTGGATAAATTTTATGGTTTAACCGGA